One genomic window of Medicago truncatula cultivar Jemalong A17 chromosome 1, MtrunA17r5.0-ANR, whole genome shotgun sequence includes the following:
- the LOC25482784 gene encoding uncharacterized protein yields the protein MEILISIVGKIAEYTVVPIGRQASYLIFYKGNFKTLNDHVEDLEAARERMIHSVESERENGKEIEKDVLNWLEKVDGVIKVANQLQNDSRNANVRCSPWSFPNLILRHQLSRNATKIANNVVEVQGKEKFNSFGHLPPLDVVASSSSTRDGEMYDTRESLKKDIVKALGDSTSCNIGIYGLGGVGKTTLVEKVAQIAKENKLFDKVVKAEVSKKPDIRRIQGEIADFLGLRFEEESIPGRAERLRQRIKMERSVLIILDNIWTILDLKEVGIPVGDEHNGCKLLMTSRNQDVLLQMDVPKDFTFKVELMSENESWSLFQFMAGDVVKDRNLKDLPFKVARKCEGLPLRVVTVARAMKNKRDVQSWKDALRKLQSNDHTEMDSGTYSALELSYNSLESDEMKDLFLLFALLLGDDNDIEYFLKVAMGLDILKHVNAIDDARNRLYTIIKSLEAACLLLEVKTDGNIQMHDFVRDFAISIACRDKLVLLRKQSDAEWPTNDFLKRCRQIVLDRWHMDELPQTISCPNIKFFVFSNVNRSLEIPDTFFEGMRCLRVVDLTGLNLLSLPTSFRLLTDLQTLCLYRCVLENMDALEALQNLEILCLWKSSMIKLPREIGRLIRLRMLDLSHSGIEVVPPNIISSLTKLEELYMGNTSINWEDVSSTVHNENASLAELRKLPKLTALELQIRETWMLPRDLQLVFEKLERYKIAIGDVWDWSDIKDGTLKTLMLKLGTNIHLEHGIKALIKSVENLYLDDVDGIQNVLPHLNKEGFTLLKHLHVQNNTNLNHIVDNKERNQIHASFPILETLVLLNLRNLEHICHGQPSVASFGSLSVIKVKNCVQLKYLFSFTMVKGLSHLCKIEVCECNSMMEIVFRDNNSSANNEITDEKIEFLQLRSLTLEHLETLDNFFSYYLTHSRNKQKCHGLEPCDSAPFFNAQVAFPNLDTLKLSSLLNLNKVWDDNHQSMCNLTSLIVDNCVGLKYLFPSTLVESFMNLKHLEISNCHMMEEIIAKKDRNNALKEVRLLNLEKIILKDMNNLKTIWHRQFETSKMLEVNNCKKIVVVFPSSMQNTYNELEKLEVRNCALVEEIFELTFNKNNSVEVTTHLKEVTIDGLLKLKKIWSGDPEGILSFRNLINVQLVSCRSLEYLLPLSVATRCSHLKELGIKWCENIKEIVAEEKESSLSAAPIFEFNQLSTLLLWNLPKLNGFYAGNHTLACPSLRKINVSRCTKLKLFRTLSTRSSNFRDDKPSVLTQPPLFIAEEVIPNLELLRMVQADADMILQTQNSSSLFCKMTYLGLASYNTEDARFPYWFLENVHTLENLHVEWSCFKKIFQDKGQISEKTHTQIKTLMLNELPKLQHICDEGSQIDPVLEFLEYLRVRSCSSLTNLMPSSATLNHLTKLEVIKCNELKYLITTPTARSLDKLIVLKIKDCNLLEEVVNGVENVDIAFISLQILNLECLPSLIKFSSSKCFMKFPLLEEVIVRECPRMKIFSAENISTPILQKVKIAENDSEWLWKGNLNDTIYNMFENKVGFGSFKHLKLSEYPELKELWYGRLEHKAFRSLKHLVVQKCDFLSDVLFQPNLLEVLMNLEELDVEDCNSLEAVFDLKDEFAKEIAVQSSSQLKKLKLSNLPKLKHVWKEDPHYTMRFQNLSDVSVVGCKNLINLFPLSVVKGMLQLQSLRVSKCGIQEIVAKEDGTEEIVKFVFPQLTSIILEHLPKLKAFFVGVHSLQCKSLKKIDLFGCPKTKLFQAEPLRHQESSRIDELNIPEYQPLFVIEEVLANVESLSLNKKVFGMILQSQYSGVQFNNVKHITVCEFYNEEATFPYWFLKNVPNSESLLVLWSSFMEIFQGEQIIRTEKEPEISLRLRYLALVQLHKLKCICKEGFQINPVLQMLESIIVYQCSSLIMLVPSSVTFSYLTYLEVTNCNGLKNLITHSTAKSLVKLTTMKIKMCNWLEDIVNSKEDETNEIVFCSLQTLELISLQRLGRFCSCPCPIMFPLLEVVVIKECPRMELFSLGVTNTTNLQNVQADEGNHWEGDLNRTIKKMFCDKVAFGEFKYLALSDYPELKDVWYGQLHCNVFCNLKHLVVERCDFLSHVLFPSNVMQVLQTLEELEVKDCDSLEAVFDVKGMKSQEILIKESTQLKRLSLSTLPKLKHIWNEDPHEIISFGNLHKVDVSMCQSLLYVFPYSLCPDLGHLEMLEISSCRVKEIVAMEETVTMEIQFNFPQLKIMALRRLSNLKSFYQGKHTLDCPLLKTFNVYRCEALRMFSFSNSYFQQPYSVDENQAMLFQQPLFCIEKLSPNLEELAVNGADMLGILNGYCQENTFHKVKYLRLQCFDETPTILLDDFHTIFPNVETFQVRNSSFETLFPTKGTTSYLSLQMSNQIRKLFLYEMEKLEHIWQEDFPLNHPLFQYLEDLRVLNCPSLISLVSSSTSFTNLTYLKVDNCKELIYLIPYSTAKSLVQLKTLIIMNCEKMLDVVKIDEEKAEENIVFENLEYLEFTSLSSLRSFCCGKQAFIFPSLLSFIVKGCPQMKIFSSALTVAPCLTKINVGEKNMRWKGDLNITIEQMFKEKEVSHSN from the exons atggaaattttaatttctattgTTGGAAAAATAGCAGAATATACCGTTGTGCCTATTGGACGTCAAGCAAGTTACTTGATATTCTACAAAGGTAACTTCAAGACGCTAAACGATCATGTTGAAGACCTTGAGGCTGCAAGAGAAAGAATGATCCATTCAGTTGAAAGTGAAAGGGAAAATggtaaagaaattgaaaaagatgTTCTGAATTGGTTGGAGAAAGTGGACGGGGTCATTAAAGTGGCGAATCAGCTTCAAAACGATTCTCGCAATGCAAATGTTAGGTGCTCACCATGGTCATTCCCAAATTTAATTTTGCGTCATCAACTAAGTAGGAATGCCACAAAAATTGCAAATAATGTTGTTGAAGTTCAAGGGAAAGAAaagtttaattcatttggtCACCTTCCCCCTCTAGATGTAGTAGCCTCCTCCTCCTCAACAAGAGATGGTGAAATGTATGACACAAGAGAGTCACTAAAGAAGGACATTGTGAAGGCTTTAGGAGATTCTACTTCATGCAACATTGGGATCTATGGGTTGGGTGGGGTGGGCAAGACCACTCTAGTGGAGAAAGTTGCTCAAATAGCCAAGGAAAATAAATTGTTCGATAAAGTGGTTAAGGCAGAAGTATCGAAAAAACCAGACATTAGAAGAATTCAAGGGGAGATTGCAGATTTCTTGGGTCTGCGATTTGAAGAGGAGAGTATTCCCGGCAGAGCAGAACGCCTTAGACAAAGAATCAAGATGGAGAGAAGTGTCCTTATCATTCTAGATAACATATGGACTATACTTGATTTGAAAGAAGTGGGGATACCAGTTGGTGATGAACATAATGGTTGCAAATTGTTGATGACAAGTAGAAATCAAGATGTGTTGCTGCAAATGGATGTCCCAAAGGATTTCACTTTCAAAGTTGAACTTATGAGTGAAAATGAGTCATGGAGCTTGTTTCAATTTATGGCAGGGGATGTGGTTAAAGATAGAAATTTGAAAGATTTACCATTTAAAGTGGCCAGAAAATGTGAAGGTTTGCCTCTTAGGGTAGTGACAGTAGCGCGTGCAATGAAAAATAAGAGGGATGTTCAGTCTTGGAAAGATGCATTAAGGAAATTACAAAGTAATGATCATACAGAGATGGATTCGGGAACTTATTCTGCTTTGGAATTGAGTTACAACTCATTAGAGAGTGATGAAATGAAGGATCTCTTCTTGCTTTTTGCATTACTGCTAGGTGATGATAATGATATAGAGTACTTTCTCAAAGTTGCAATGGGGTTGGACATATTGAAGCATGTTAATGCCATAGATGATGCAAGAAACAGACTTTACACAATAATCAAATCTTTGGAGGcggcttgtcttttgcttgaaGTTAAAACAGACGGAAATATCCAAATGCATGACTTTGTTCGTGATTTTGCTATCTCCATAGCATGTAGGGACAAACTTGTACTTCTAAGAAAACAATCTGATGCTGAATGGCCAACCAATGATTTTCTAAAAAGGTGCAGGCAGATTGTTCTAGATAGATGGCATATGGACGAGCTTCCTCAAACGATTTCTTGTCCAAACATtaagttttttgtgttttccaaTGTGAACCGTTCTTTAGAAATCCCTGATACTTTTTTTGAGGGTATGAGATGCCTTAGAGTAGTAGATTTAACGGGCTTGAACTTGTTGTCATTACCAACATCGTTTCGGTTATTAACAGACCTTCAAACATTGTGTTTGTATCGATGCGTTTTGGAAAATATGGATGCACTAGAAGCTTTGCAAAATTTAGAAATTCTTTGCCTTTGGAAATCTTCAATGATCAAGTTGCCAAGAGAAATAGGGAGATTGATTCGATTGAGAATGCTTGACTTGAGCCATTCAGGAATAGAGGTAGTCCCACCCAACATCATATCAAGCTTGACTAAATTGGAGGAGTTGTACATGGGTAATACCTCTATTAATTGGGAAGATGTGAGTTCAACGGTTCATAATGAAAATGCTAGTCTTGCCGAGCTTCGAAAACTACCCAAATTGACAGCTCTAGAATTACAAATTCGTGAGACTTGGATGTTGCCAAGGGACTTGCAATTGGTGTTTGAGAAGctggaaagatataaaatagctATTGGAGATGTATGGGACTGGTCTGACATCAAGGATGGAACCTTAAAAACATTGATGCTCAAACTTGGTACAAACATACATTTGGAGCATGGAATTAAAGCATTGATTAAAAGTGTTGAGAATTTGTACTTGGATGATGTAGATGGAATTCAAAATGTGCTTCCTCACCTAAATAAAGAAGGATTTACATTGCTGAAACATCTCCATGTCCAAAATAATACTAACTTGAATCACATTGTTGACAATAAAGAGAGAAATCAAATCCATGCGTCCTTTCCCATCTTGGAAACACTAGTACTTCTTAATCTTAGAAATTTGGAGCATATATGTCATGGTCAACCTTCAGTTGCTTCTTTTGGAAGTCTCAGtgttatcaaagtaaaaaattgtGTCCAGTTAAAGTATCTTTTCTCCTTTACAATGGTTAAAGGACTTTCTCACCTTTGTAAGATTGAAGTTTgtgagtgcaattctatgatGGAGATAGTGTTCAGAGACAACAATTCAAGTGCTAATAATGAGATCACCGATGAAAAAATCGAGTTTCTTCAATTGCGTTCTTTGACTTTAGAACATTTGGAAACACTTGATAATTTCTTCTCATATTATTTGACACATTCTAGAAATAAGCAAAAGTGTCATGGTTTAGAGCCGTGTGATTCTGCACCATTTTTTAATGCTCAg GTTGCATTTCCTAATTTGGATACCCTTAAATTGAGCTCACTTCTCAATTTGAATAAAGTCTGGGATGACAATCATCAATCTATGTGCAACTTGACTAGCTTGATTGTGGATAATTGTGTTGGATTGAAGTATTTATTTCCCTCTACTTTGGTTGAAAGTTTTATGAACCTCAAACACCTTGAAATAAGTAACTGTCATATGATGGAGGAGATAATAGCTAAAAAAGACAGAAACAATGCACTGAAAGAG GTTCGtcttttaaatttagaaaaaatcatattGAAGGATATGAACAACTTGAAGACAATATGGCATCGGCAATTTGAAACATCGAAGATGTTGGAAGTGAACAATTGTAAGAAAATTGTGGTGGTTTTTCCTTCTTCAATGCAAAACACATATAACGAGCTTGAGAAGTTGGAGGTTAGAAATTGTGCTTTAGTTGAAGAGATATTTGAATTgactttcaataaaaataacagTGTAGAGGTTACGACACATTTGAAAGAAGTTACTATAGATGGACTGTTGAAGCTGAAAAAGATATGGAGTGGAGATCCTGAAGGAATTCTTAGTTTTCGAAATCTAATAAATGTACAACTAGTTAGTTGTAGAAGCTTGGAGTATCTATTACCACTCTCCGTAGCCACTCGTTGCTCACATCTCAAGGAACTTGGTATAAAATGGTGTGAAAACATTAAGGAAATTGTTGCAGAGGAGAAAGAATCTAGCTTGAGTGCAGCTCCCATATTTGAGTTTAATCAACTAAGTACTTTATTGCTTTGGAACTTACCTAAACTCAATGGTTTCTATGCTGGAAATCATACTCTAGCATGCCCATCTTTGAGAAAAATCAATGTCTCTAGATGTACAAAGTTGAAATTGTTCAGAACACTATCTACAAGAAGCTCCAATTTTCGAGATGACAAACCCTCTGTTTTAACGCAACCACCACTTTTCATTGCTGAAGAG gtGATTCCAAACTTGGAGCTGTTGAGGATGGTACAGGCGGATGCTGACATGATATTGCAAACCCAAAACTCAAGTTCCCTCTTTTGCAAAATGACCTATCTTGGATTGGCTAGCTATAACACCGAGGATGCTAGATTTCCTTATTGGTTTCTTGAAAATGTGCATACTCTTGAGAATCTACATGTTGAGTGGAGTTGCTTCAAGAAGATATTTCAAGATAAAGGACAAATAAGTGAGAAGACTCATACACAAATCAAAACACTGATGTTGAATGAATTACCTAAACTTCAACATATATGTGATGAAGGATCTCAAATTGACCCagttcttgagttccttgaatACTTAAGGGTTCGTAGTTGTTCTAGTTTGACAAATTTGATGCCTTCCTCCGCCACCCTTAATCATCTCACAAAGTTAGAGGTAATAAAATGCAATGAGCTAAAATATTTGATCACAACTCCTACTGCACGAAGTTTAGACAAGCTCATTGTGCTGAAGATAAAAGATTGTAATTTACTTGAAGAAGTAGTTAATGGAGTAGAAAATGTTGACATTGCTTTTATTAGtttacaaattttgaatttggaaTGTTTGCCAAGTCTCATCAAATTTTCCTCTAGTAAGTGTTTCATGAAGTTTCCATTATTGGAGGAAGTAATTGTGAGGGAATGTCCTCGGATGAAGATTTTTTCAGCGGAAAACATAAGTACACCAATTcttcaaaaagttaaaattgcaGAAAATGATTCAGAATGGCTTTGGAAGGGAAACCTAAATGATACAATATACAACATGTTTGAAAATAAG GTGGGATTTGGTAGTTTCAAGCATTTAAAACTATCTGAATATCCCGAGTTAAAAGAGTTGTGGTATGGTCGACTTGAGCATAAAGCATTTAGGAGTTTGAAACATCTAGTGGTtcaaaaatgtgattttttatcaGATGTTCTCTTTCAACCTAACTTGCTAGAAGTGCTGATGAACCTGGAAGAATTAGATGTGGAGGATTGTAATTCATTAGAAGCTGTTTTTGATTTGAAAGATGAATTTGCCAAAGAAATTGCGGTGCAGAGTTCTTCTCAACtgaagaaattaaaactatCTAATCTTCCAAAACTGAAGCATGTATGGAAAGAGGATCCACATTACACTATGCGGTTTCAAAATTTAAGTGATGTATCTGTGGTGGGATGCAAAAACTTGATAAACCTCTTTCCACTCTCAGTGGTTAAAGGTATGTTGCAACTTCAAAGTCTTCGAGTAAGTAAATGTGGCATCCAAGAAATTGTTGCCAAGGAAGATGGAACAGAAGAGATAGTTAAATTTGTGTTTCCACAATTAACATCCATTATACTTGAACATTTGCCAAAACTTAAGGCATTCTTTGTTGGGGTCCATTCTCTTCAATGtaaatcattgaaaaagatCGATTTGTTTGGATGTCCAAAAACTAAGCTATTTCAGGCGGAGCCTTTGAGACACCAAGAAAGCTCAAGAATTGATGAGCTCAATATCCCTGAATATCAACCTCTTTTTGTGATTGAAGAG GTACTTGCCAATGTGGAGAGTTTGTCTTTGAACAAAAAAGTTTTTGGCATGATATTGCAGAGCCAATATTCTGGGGTTCAGTTCAACAATGTCAAACACATTACCGTGTGCGAATTCTACAATGAGGAAGCTACTTTTCCATATTGGTTCTTGAAAAATGTTCCTAATTCCGAAAGCTTGTTAGTCCTATGGAGTTCCTTCATGGAGATATTCCAAGGCGAACAAATCATAAGAACGGAAAAGGAACCTGAAATTAGCCTACGACTCAGATATTTGGCTTTAGTGCAGCTGCATAAGCTTAAATGTATATGCAAAGAAGGATTTCAGATAAACCCCGTTCTACAGATGCTTGAAAGTATAATTGTGTATCAGTGTTCTAGTCTGATAATGTTAGTTCCATCCTCTGTTACCTTTAGTTATTTGACCTATTTGGAGGTAACAAACTGCAATGGGTTGAAAAATTTGATAACACACTCAACAGCAAAGAGTCTTGTCAAACTCACAACAATGAAGATTAAAATGTGTAATTGGCTTGAGGATATAGTGAACAGTAAAGAAGATGAGACAAACGAGATTGTATTTTGCAGTTTACAAACTCTAGAACTAATTTCTTTACAAAGACTCGGTCGATTCTGCTCATGCCCATGCCCCATTATGTTTCCGTTGCTGGAAGTTGTAGTCATCAAAGAATGTCCTCGAATGGAACTTTTTTCATTGGGAGTTACCAACACAACAAATCTTCAAAATGTACAAGCTGATGAAGGAAATCATTGGGAGGGTGACCTCAACAGAACcataaagaaaatgttttgtgataag GTTGCATTTGGTGAATTCAAGTACTTAGCCTTATCTGACTATCCTGAGCTAAAGGATGTGTGGTATGGCCAACTTCATTGCAATGTGTTCTGCAATTTGAAACATCTTGTCGTGGAAAGGTGTGATTTTTTATCACATGTACTTTTTCCATCAAATGTAATGCAAGTGCTACAGACATTGGAAGAACTAGAAGTAAAAGATTGTGATTCATTAGAAGCAGTGTTTGATGTGAAAGGTATGAAGTCACAAGAAATATTGATAAAAGAAAGCACTCAATTGAAAAGATTGAGTTTGTCTACTTTACCCAAATTGAAGCACATATGGAATGAGGATCCTCATGAAATTATCAGCTTTGGAAACTTACACAAGGTGGATGTTTCTATGTGTCAAAGCTTGTTATATGTCTTTCCATATTCACTATGCCCAGATCTTGGACATCTTGAAATGCTTGAGATAAGTTCTTGCAGAGTCAAGGAAATTGTTGCAATGGAAGAAACTGTAACAATggaaattcaatttaatttcccCCAATTGAAAATCATGGCACTGCGTCGTTTGTCAAATCTCAAGAGTTTCTATCAAGGAAAACATACTTTAGATTGCCCTTTATTAAAGACTTTTAATGTATATCGTTGTGAAGCATTAAGAATGTTTTCTTTCAGCAATTCATACTTTCAACAACCTTACTCGGTTGATGAAAATCAGGCCATGCTATTCCAACAACCCCtgttttgtattgaaaag TTGAGTCCCAACCTGGAGGAATTGGCAGTAAATGGCGCAGATATGTTggggatattgaatggttattGTCAAGAAAATACATTTCATAAAGTCAAATATCTTCGTTTGCAATGCTTCGATGAAACTCCAACTATTCTTCTGGATGATTTCCATACAATATTTCCTAATGTTGAAACATTTCAAGTGCGTAATAGTTCTTTTGAAACATTGTTCCCCACTAAAGGAACCACAAGTTATCTTAGTTTGCAAATGTCAAATCAAATAAGAAAGTTGTTTCTTTATGAAATGGAAAAGCTAGAACACATATGGCAGGAAGACTTTCCACTGAATCATCCTCTGTTCCAATATCTTGAAGATTTACGTGTACTGAATTGTCCAAGTTTGATAAGCTTGGTATCATCGTCGACATCTTTCACAAATTTAACCTATTTGAAAGTGGACAACTGCAAAGAGCTCATCTATTTGATACCATATTCAACAGCTAAAAGCCTAGTTCAACTcaaaacattaataataatgaaTTGTGAGAAGATGTTAGATGTTGtgaagattgatgaagaaaAAGCAGAGGAAAACATCGTATTTGAAAACTTGGAATACTTGGAATTTACTTCATTGTCAAGTTTGAGAAGCTTCTGCTGTGGGAAACAAGCATTCATATTCCCATCTTTGCTCAGTTTCATCGTTAAAGGATGCCCTCAAATGAAGATCTTCTCATCTGCACTCACAGTAGCACCATGCCTCACAAAAATTAACGTGGGAGAAAAAAATATGCGATGGAAAGGTGATCTTAACATAACGATTGAACAAATGTTCAAAGAAAAG GAAGTCTCGCATTCtaattaa